Proteins encoded by one window of Panicum virgatum strain AP13 chromosome 7N, P.virgatum_v5, whole genome shotgun sequence:
- the LOC120682523 gene encoding regulation of nuclear pre-mRNA domain-containing protein 1A-like has product MNSAFSEDILADKLAKLNNTQQCIETLSHWCIYHRKNAEQIVQTWDKQFHSSSKEQKVPFLYLANDILQNSKRNGTEFVEEFWKVLPGALKDVTENGDDRGKTVASRLVDIWQERRVFGSRAGGIKDVMLGAAPLPVLDMTKKRSHSSAIKIVKRDSRSVKLKLGIGGTAEKIVSALHTVHSEHADEDADLEKCKTSMRHVGKLEKDVDSACSKSEDPRREVLCAELKDEEANMKKCIEKLKVVEANRAAVVSELKEALQEQESELEKVRTQLQLAEAMVHEASNMQRRLKNEPTIPLPNAASSAEQGKTLPNGQAKEQQKTAAAILADKIAASSNSQQILQSALSKFAAEEAKNSSETRSDKRQKTEQPLQVPSVGNAAAFVPMPQVVATTAQQQPQAMLVQQAPMQSQGPAPQPQYNIYQAPSQQFVQQPGGVMMGMPYNMSTMTPTPPPPPPQMMNLGRPSPTAPQPQMAIMPQAQPPALPMLQQQMPMSLAPQMQFALQQPGVPPFRPMQPPPPGMQYFHPQSQ; this is encoded by the exons ATGAACAGCGCGTTCAGCGAGGACATACTCGCTGACAAGCTCGCCAAGCTCAACAACACTCAGCAATGCATCGAGA CGCTGTCGCATTGGTGCATTTATCATAGAAAGAATGCAGAGCAAATCGTCCAGACTTGGGACAAGCAATTCCACAGCTCTAGCAAGGAGCAGAAGGTCCCTTTCCTTTATCTTGCTAATGACATCTTACAGAACAGCAAGCGCAATGGGACAGAGTTTGTAGAAGAATTTTGGAAGGTACTCCCTGGAGCGCTTAAAGATGTAACTGAGAATGGTGATGATCGTGGTAAGACGGTGGCATCTAGGCTG GTTGACATATGGCAAGAACGGAGAGTTTTTGGTTCACGTGCTGGGGGCATAAAGGATGTGATGCTTGGAGCTGCTCCTCTTCCTGTTTTAGATATGACAAAAAAGCGCTCTCACAGTTCAGCCATAAAGATTGTTAAAAGAGATTCGCGTTCTGTAAAACTT AAACTAGGTATCGGAGGAACTGCAGAGAAAATTGTGTCTGCATTGCATACTGTTCACAGCGAACATGCAGATGAAGATGCTGACCTGGAAAAATGCAAGACTTCTATGCGTCATGTTGGAAAGTTGGAGAAGGATGTTGACAGCGCATGTAGCAAAT CTGAAGATCCTCGTCGTGAGGTTCTTTGCGCAGAATTAAAAGATGAGGAGGCTAACATGAAAAAATGCATTGAAAAGCTGAAAGTAGTTGAAGCAAATAGAGCAGCTGTTGTGTCTGAATTGAAGGAGGCATTGCAGGAGCAG GAATCCGAATTGGAGAAAGTCCGCACTCAGTTACAG CTGGCTGAAGCAATGGTACATGAAGCCTCCAACATGCAACGGAGACTCAAGAATGAGCCAACCATTCCGCTGCCCAATGCAGCATCGTCAGCAGAGCAAGGAAAGACGCTTCCCAATGGGCAGGCAAAGGAGCAGCAGAAGACAGCTGCTGCTATCCTCGCGGACAAGATTGCAGCATCATCAAACTCTCAGCAGATACTGCAGTCTGCACTTTCCAAGTTTGCTGCTGAAGAAGCGAAGAATTCATCTGAAACACGCTCAGATAAGAGGCAAAAGACTGAGCAACCCTTGCAGGTACCAAGCGTTGGGAATGCTGCTGCTTTCGTTCCCATGCCACAAGTGGTTGCCACAACAGCTCAGCAGCAGCCCCAGGCAATGCTAGTACAGCAAGCACCTATGCAGAGCCAAGGCCCTGCACCCCAGCCCCAGTACAATATCTACCAGGCTCCTTCCCAGCAGTTTGTCCAGCAACCTGGAGGTGTGATGATGGGCATGCCTTACAACATGAGCACCATGACCCCAAccccgcctccaccaccgccgcagaTGATGAACCTAGGAAGGCCCTCACCCACAGCACCCCAGCCGCAAATGGCTATCATGCCGCAGGCACAGCCTCCAGCGCTGCCCATGCTTCAGCAGCAGATGCCGATGAGCCTGGCACCGCAGATGCAGTTCGCCCTTCAGCAGCCCGGTGTACCGCCTTTCAGGCCGATGCAGCCGCCCCCACCTGGAATGCAATACTTCCACCCCCAATCTCAGTGA
- the LOC120682524 gene encoding prostatic spermine-binding protein-like codes for MDTMSPAAATGAIHAGAGDAVILEKPLGADVAEDPTYRMPDFKMSGKKSDELEPTDAGDEDDGGDDDDEDGDFGEGEEDISEGEDDISEGEGYDNPKGNENKRKQRGDAEENGEEDEEEPEDQEEGGGGGDDDDDDDDDNDDDDDDEDGGEDDDAVEGEDDDQDEDEEEDDDEDSLQPPKKRKK; via the exons ATGGACACCATGTcgcccgctgccgccaccggagccatccacgccggcgccggcgacgccgtcATCTTGGAGAAGCCGCTCGGCGCCGACGTCGCCGAG GATCCTACCTATCGTATGCCTGATTTCAAAATGAGCGGAAAGAAGAGTGACGAGCTCGAACCCACTGATGCTGGTGATGAAGATGACGGTGGTGACGATGATGACGAAGATGGTGACTTTGGGGAGGGTGAAGAGGACATctcagaaggagaagatgaCATATCAGAAGGAGAGGGATATGATAACCCAAAGGGCAACGAGAACAAGAGGAAACAAAGAGGTGATGCTGAGGAAAATGGtgaggaggatgaggaagaaCCAGAAGACCAGGAggaaggaggtggtggaggtgatgatgatgacgacgatgatgatgacaatgatgatgatgacgatgatgaagaTGGCGGTGAAGATGACGATGCTGTAGAAGGTGAAGACGATGACcaagatgaggatgaggaggaagatgacgaTGAAGATTCACTCCAGCCCccaaagaagaggaagaagtga
- the LOC120682525 gene encoding UBP1-associated protein 2B-like produces MAPKKRKADPAEPAAAAEPAAGNHRQEPASSENKPRGTIYFPITDDPEPTASAEEDEDEVAVDDEDEAEDIGKLLEPLSREQLVSLLRTAAEASPVTMAAVRRAAEADPASRKLFVHGLGWGAGADDLRSAFSRFGELEDCRVISDKQSGRSKGYGFVLFRSRHAALRALRRPQLQIGGRLAFCHLAASGPAPPASQSQNPTSNANTNSNSNSGTTNNASGSSSSQPDNMPRKIFVGNVHADVDVDRLYEYFSQFGEIEEGPLGFDKNTGKPKGFALFVYKSVEGARRALEEPMRNFDGKMLNVQKAIDGRTKGSSGTNANANSNAATASAAAAAQMTAPASAAISPYDASAYGTTAVTDLGFAQQAAMLGLGAQQQAFAQPNAMLAMIAAMQNPAALGMTPAMLAAMNPAFAAAALSAGGQQAHTAGLTGFGAQGFGTQAFGAGGATFPNAAGVQAAAAAAYQGGGAPPGFQGPPGFQVGQATTQTSTAAAAAAAAASAAGYQAGAAGQGQVPGAQIGGTGFQGGY; encoded by the coding sequence ATGGCGCCGAAGAAGCGAAAAGCCGATCCggccgagcccgccgccgccgcggagccagcCGCCGGGAACCACCGCCAGGAACCGGCGTCCTCCGAGAACAAGCCCCGCGGTACCATCTACTTCCCCATCACTGACGACCCGGAGCCTACCGCCTccgccgaggaggacgaggacgaggtcgccgtCGACGATGAGGACGAGGCGGAGGACATCGGGAAGCTCCTCGAGCCGCTGTCGCGGGAGCAGCTCGTGTCGCTACTCCGCACGGCCGCGGAGGCGAGCCCCGTCACGATGGCGGCCGTGCGACGGGCCGCGGAGGCCGACCCCGCGAGCAGGAAGCTCTTCGTCCACGGCCTCGGgtggggcgccggcgccgacgacctCCGCTCCGCGTTCTCACGCTTCGGCGAGCTCGAGGACTGCCGCGTCATCTCCGACAAGCAGTCGGGCAGATCCAAGGGCTACGGGTTCGTCCTCTTCCGCTCCCGCCACGCTGCGCTCCGCGCCCTACGCCGTCCCCAGCTCCAAATCGGAGGTCGTCTTGCTttctgccacctcgccgcctcaGGTCCCGCACCCCCAGCCTCTCAGTCTCAGAACCCTACCTCCAATGCCAACACCAATTCCAACTCCAACTCCGGTACCACCAACAATGCTTCTGGCTCCTCATCCTCGCAACCCGATAACATGCCACGCAAGATATTTGTTGGTAATGTGCATGCTGATGTGGACGTCGACCGCCTATATGAGTACTTCTCGCAATTTGGTGAGATTGAGGAGGGGCCCTTGGGCTTCGACAAGAACACTGGCAAACCCAAGGGATTTGCATTGTTTGTTTACAAGTCTGTGGAGGGTGCCCGCCGTGCATTGGAGGAGCCAATGAGGAATTTTGATGGCAAGATGCTCAACGTGCAGAAAGCTATAGATGGGAGGACCAAGGGCTCATCTGGGACAAATGCAAATGCTAATTCTAATGCCGCCACTGCCTCTGCGGCCGCAGCCGCACAAATGACTGCTCCTGCCAGTGCTGCCATTAGCCCATATGATGCATCAGCGTATGGTACTACTGCTGTTACTGACTTGGGTTTTGCACAGCAAGCTGCTATGCTGGGATTAGGTGCACAACAACAGGCATTTGCGCAGCCCAATGCAATGCTTGCCATGATAGCGGCAATGCAGAACCCAGCCGCGCTGGGGATGACGCCAGCCATGCTTGCAGCTATGAACCCGgcctttgctgctgctgcactgAGTGCTGGGGGGCAGCAGGCACACACAGCTGGTCTTACAGGTTTTGGAGCTCAGGGATTTGGGACACAGGCATTTGGAGCTGGAGGTGCCACTTTCCCAAATGCAGCGGGTGTTcaagctgctgcagctgctgcataTCAAGGAGGTGGAGCTCCCCCTGGTTTTCAAGGGCCACCTGGGTTTCAGGTCGGCCAAGCAACTACCCAGACTAGTACtgcagcggctgcggcggcagctgcTGCCAGTGCTGCTGGTTATCAGGCTGGGGCTGCTGGGCAGGGCCAAGTGCCTGGTGCTCAGATCGGGGGCACTGGTTTTCAGGGTGGATACTGA